The following are encoded in a window of Planktothrix sp. FACHB-1365 genomic DNA:
- a CDS encoding tyrosine-protein kinase domain-containing protein, with translation MSQDIQVFEDSQQTIEPKKKSPGIRPVLRTLQRRVILIIGTAGITTLVGFPLMGGEAPTVYKGNFQLLVEPATSEQQLADPLTLTRSEGQPSDKFFSLDYPTQIRILTSPEILNNITKQIQVRYPKFKVEDLTDKLELERVSNGSSIRDQTKILEVSYKGKDTDQVLFVLQKTAEKYLKYSLDERKTRISQGVEFIDEQLPLLQKRVAEDRGKLQKIQQQYELLDPMARGQTLYDQIRTLETQSQEAERQLQELRALYQHLQTQLSFSPDEAVAASALSESPFRKQILDALMTVETQIAIQSATFSANSPEVQQLKEQQANLLKLLEQENQKILGENASKVQNNSSVMAFQTSIRQKLIGQLVDTDSQIKSLEVRLKGLNNALNTLTQQAQLFPGVAREYNEIQQQLDLTNKRLNLFLDEREKLRIEAAQTNIPWEIISKPRILYDSNGIPIGAEPESPVKNLIITLGGGIVLGIGLSILLERLRNIFYTKQDIEDMISFPLLGEIPRHNNFPIASHLPLENNLSPSGLTKSRIRALEKMTQFLNAFDNAYANLRFLYADSLIRSIGICSAESKDGKSTIALHLAQTMAHMGQQVLLVDANLRYPQLHTVLGVSNQKGLSDLLTEKATPNAVIQRTSLSENLFILTAGVPYANTFKLLASDQMRHVVESLQETYDLVIYDTPELHEYNDAIFLAEYLDGLILVTAIHKTHKTVFRKILDKLDTYRMPCIGVIANHLQLNSSITYPFYLTQSLNSAESVLVNDSVISNQYKS, from the coding sequence ATGTCACAAGATATTCAAGTTTTTGAAGATTCACAACAGACAATCGAACCTAAAAAGAAAAGTCCGGGTATCCGTCCGGTATTGCGGACATTACAACGCCGGGTGATTCTGATTATTGGAACCGCAGGAATCACAACCTTAGTGGGTTTTCCTTTGATGGGTGGAGAAGCTCCGACGGTTTATAAAGGAAACTTTCAATTGTTAGTTGAACCTGCCACATCTGAACAGCAGTTAGCCGATCCCTTAACCCTAACTCGTTCCGAAGGACAACCCAGCGATAAATTTTTCAGTTTAGATTACCCTACCCAAATCCGTATTTTAACCAGTCCTGAAATTTTAAATAATATTACCAAACAAATTCAAGTTCGTTATCCTAAATTTAAGGTAGAGGATTTAACGGATAAGTTGGAACTGGAACGAGTTTCTAATGGTTCTAGTATCCGGGATCAAACTAAAATTCTGGAAGTTTCTTATAAAGGAAAAGATACTGATCAAGTTTTGTTTGTGTTACAAAAAACGGCTGAAAAGTATTTAAAGTATAGTTTAGATGAGCGTAAAACGAGGATTAGTCAAGGGGTTGAGTTCATTGATGAGCAATTACCTTTATTACAAAAACGAGTTGCTGAAGATCGAGGAAAGCTTCAGAAGATTCAACAGCAGTATGAGTTACTTGACCCGATGGCACGGGGGCAAACATTGTATGATCAAATTCGGACTCTGGAAACTCAGAGCCAAGAAGCAGAGAGACAACTTCAAGAATTAAGAGCTTTATACCAACATCTACAAACGCAACTATCCTTTAGTCCAGATGAAGCCGTAGCCGCTTCCGCCCTAAGCGAAAGTCCCTTCCGTAAACAAATCTTAGATGCTTTGATGACGGTTGAAACTCAAATTGCGATTCAATCTGCAACTTTTAGTGCTAATAGTCCAGAAGTGCAACAATTAAAGGAACAACAAGCTAATTTATTAAAATTATTAGAACAAGAAAATCAGAAGATTTTGGGTGAAAACGCTTCAAAAGTGCAAAATAATTCTTCAGTGATGGCTTTTCAAACCTCTATTCGTCAAAAGTTAATTGGGCAACTTGTAGATACGGATAGTCAAATAAAGTCTTTAGAAGTTCGGTTAAAAGGATTAAATAATGCACTTAATACTTTAACTCAACAAGCTCAACTTTTTCCGGGTGTTGCTCGTGAATATAATGAAATTCAGCAACAGCTTGATTTAACCAATAAACGACTCAATTTATTTTTAGATGAGCGAGAAAAATTAAGAATTGAAGCGGCTCAAACTAATATTCCTTGGGAGATTATTTCTAAGCCCAGAATTCTTTATGATAGTAACGGAATTCCCATTGGTGCCGAGCCTGAAAGTCCAGTCAAGAACCTGATTATAACTTTGGGTGGAGGAATTGTATTAGGAATTGGATTATCAATTCTCTTGGAACGGCTTCGCAATATTTTTTATACAAAGCAGGATATAGAAGATATGATTTCATTTCCTTTGTTGGGGGAAATTCCTCGACACAACAATTTTCCGATAGCTTCCCATCTCCCCCTAGAGAATAATCTGAGTCCATCAGGATTAACAAAATCTCGGATACGGGCATTAGAAAAAATGACTCAATTCTTGAATGCTTTTGATAACGCTTACGCCAATTTGCGGTTTTTATATGCCGATTCTTTAATCCGATCTATTGGAATTTGCTCGGCAGAATCTAAGGATGGTAAGTCAACAATTGCTTTACACTTAGCACAAACGATGGCTCATATGGGGCAGCAGGTACTATTAGTAGATGCTAATTTACGTTATCCCCAACTTCATACTGTTTTGGGGGTATCTAATCAAAAAGGACTCAGCGATTTATTAACCGAAAAAGCAACACCTAATGCAGTAATTCAAAGGACTTCGCTCTCGGAAAATCTCTTTATTTTAACCGCAGGAGTTCCCTACGCTAATACCTTTAAATTGCTGGCTTCAGATCAAATGCGACACGTCGTTGAGTCACTCCAAGAAACTTATGATTTAGTGATTTATGATACGCCTGAATTGCATGAATATAATGATGCTATTTTCTTGGCTGAATATTTAGATGGTTTAATTTTAGTCACGGCGATTCATAAAACCCATAAAACGGTTTTTAGAAAAATTTTGGATAAACTGGATACCTATAGGATGCCTTGTATTGGTGTCATCGCTAATCATCTTCAACTCAATTCTTCTATTACTTATCCCTTTTATTTAACACAGTCTTTGAATTCCGCCGAATCCGTTCTTGTCAATGATTCAGTCATCAGTAATCAGTACAAAAGTTAA
- a CDS encoding SLBB domain-containing protein, giving the protein MLVRCVSCSLAHLILGLGVPLISTLPVQAQSQPPRYPAPQQRQRGGIENPLQDFPYLLGVGDRIRVDVFGVEKYTGEQLVLNDGTINLQGIGPVSVAGLTLPQTQSLIAQRYSSLLRQPIITITLITPRPVQVAIAGEVVRPGSYNLSNVSSNTQQFSRLSQAILTAGGITQSADLALVQLRRADPRQPVVTLNLKELLDTGDLNQDPILRDGDSIFIPTLTTFEPSQVREMASSSLAAPPNQSIQVVVVGEVFRPGAYSLNQDGGLTDAGTGGNGLRIIKSNLPTLTRALQTAGGITNMADIRNIQVQRLTNTGVKSTKVNLWELLQSGDINQDLFLQQGDTVIVPTATEINPTELEELASASFSPATINVNVVGEIKQPGLIQVRPNTPLNQALLAAGGFDSIRANRGTVELIRLNPNGSVTRRKIQVDFKLGNAAANNPVLHNNDVVIVHRSLVSRIADTSSSVLQPVDNAFTFYRLFESLIPKRNSNSN; this is encoded by the coding sequence ATGCTTGTTCGATGTGTTAGTTGTTCTTTAGCGCATTTAATTTTAGGTCTAGGAGTTCCCTTGATCTCCACCCTACCTGTTCAGGCTCAAAGCCAGCCCCCAAGGTATCCTGCTCCTCAACAACGTCAACGGGGGGGTATTGAAAATCCCCTTCAGGATTTTCCTTACCTTTTAGGAGTGGGCGATCGCATCCGAGTGGATGTATTCGGTGTAGAGAAATACACGGGTGAGCAACTGGTTCTTAACGATGGAACGATTAATTTACAGGGGATTGGGCCTGTATCCGTTGCGGGTTTAACACTTCCACAAACCCAATCATTGATTGCTCAACGGTATTCTAGTTTACTCCGACAACCGATTATCACCATTACTTTAATCACACCCCGTCCTGTACAGGTTGCAATTGCTGGGGAAGTTGTTCGTCCCGGTTCCTATAATTTATCTAATGTATCCTCTAATACTCAACAATTTTCTCGACTCAGCCAAGCCATTTTAACAGCCGGAGGAATTACCCAATCTGCCGATTTAGCCTTAGTCCAACTGCGACGGGCTGATCCTCGCCAACCCGTTGTCACTTTAAATTTAAAGGAATTATTGGATACGGGAGATTTAAACCAAGATCCCATTCTCCGGGATGGAGACAGTATTTTTATTCCCACTCTCACCACCTTTGAGCCCTCTCAAGTTCGTGAGATGGCCTCTTCAAGTTTAGCCGCCCCTCCTAACCAATCGATTCAAGTTGTGGTGGTTGGAGAAGTTTTTCGTCCTGGTGCTTATTCCCTCAATCAAGATGGGGGTCTTACCGATGCAGGTACTGGAGGAAATGGACTAAGAATTATCAAAAGCAATTTACCAACCCTAACCCGTGCGCTTCAGACGGCTGGAGGAATTACGAATATGGCTGATATTCGCAATATTCAAGTCCAACGTCTCACTAACACAGGGGTAAAAAGCACAAAAGTTAATCTTTGGGAACTGTTGCAATCGGGAGATATCAATCAGGATCTATTTTTACAACAGGGAGATACGGTAATTGTCCCCACTGCCACTGAAATTAATCCGACCGAATTAGAAGAATTAGCGTCTGCTAGTTTTTCACCCGCAACGATCAATGTCAATGTCGTCGGGGAAATTAAACAGCCCGGCTTGATTCAAGTTCGTCCAAATACTCCCCTGAATCAAGCTTTATTAGCGGCTGGAGGGTTTGATAGCATCCGAGCCAATCGGGGTACGGTGGAACTGATCCGTCTAAATCCCAACGGTTCTGTGACTCGCAGAAAAATTCAGGTGGATTTTAAATTAGGAAATGCAGCCGCCAATAATCCCGTATTACATAATAATGATGTGGTTATCGTGCATCGATCTTTAGTCAGTAGAATTGCTGACACCTCTTCCTCTGTGTTACAGCCTGTGGATAATGCTTTTACATTTTATCGGTTATTTGAAAGTTTAATTCCGAAGAGAAACTCTAACTCTAATTAA
- a CDS encoding glycosyltransferase family 2 protein: MLLLITQLIIELTIISIALAIPVTVFFLECFAALIHKPSFDQPLETVVPKVSILIPAHNEASGIEATLETILPQIDSQTRIVVIADNCTDETAAIARQMGTTVLERQDLDHRGKGYALDYGLKFLAQDPPDVVVMIDADCHAEPGTITKIAQQAMVKKRPVQSTYLMETSKKPTPKDSISAFAFLVKNAIRPKGLAQLGFPCVLTGTGMAFPWSVIRKVSLGSSNLVEDMQLGLDLALLGTSPLFYEDAKVIGVLPTQEKAAKTQRTRWEHGHLKTLYTQVPRLIYASIRQKRLDLLAIALDLCVPPLAFLVMLWGVALVPSFLMAIYNLSVLPLQCLALEGMLLLTTILMTWANFGRSIVSLKTLLSVPLYILWKLPLYFNFFNKPQKEWVRTQRDSLVS, translated from the coding sequence ATGCTCTTATTAATAACCCAACTCATCATAGAATTAACAATAATTTCTATAGCTCTTGCCATCCCCGTTACAGTGTTTTTTCTGGAATGCTTTGCTGCATTGATTCATAAGCCTTCATTTGATCAACCTTTGGAAACTGTTGTTCCTAAAGTTTCTATTCTAATTCCCGCACACAATGAAGCATCAGGAATTGAAGCAACGTTAGAAACTATTTTGCCTCAAATTGACTCTCAAACCAGAATTGTAGTGATCGCAGATAACTGCACTGACGAAACCGCAGCAATAGCGCGTCAAATGGGAACAACGGTTTTAGAACGTCAGGACTTAGACCATCGAGGCAAAGGCTATGCCTTAGATTATGGTTTAAAGTTTTTAGCTCAAGACCCACCGGATGTGGTCGTCATGATTGATGCTGATTGTCATGCCGAACCTGGAACAATCACTAAAATTGCTCAACAGGCAATGGTTAAAAAGCGACCTGTTCAATCCACGTATTTAATGGAAACCTCGAAAAAACCGACTCCTAAAGATTCCATTTCTGCCTTTGCTTTTTTAGTTAAAAATGCAATTCGTCCTAAAGGATTAGCTCAATTAGGATTCCCCTGTGTTCTCACGGGGACGGGAATGGCTTTTCCTTGGTCTGTGATTCGGAAAGTTTCACTAGGAAGTTCTAATCTTGTTGAAGATATGCAGCTTGGTCTTGATTTAGCACTATTGGGAACATCTCCCCTATTTTATGAAGATGCTAAAGTTATTGGGGTTTTGCCTACCCAAGAAAAAGCAGCTAAAACCCAAAGAACTCGTTGGGAACATGGACACTTAAAAACGTTATATACTCAGGTTCCTCGCCTGATTTATGCTTCCATTCGCCAAAAGCGGTTGGATTTACTCGCCATTGCTTTAGACCTGTGTGTTCCTCCCTTAGCTTTTTTAGTTATGTTATGGGGTGTGGCTTTAGTTCCCAGCTTCTTGATGGCAATATATAATCTCTCAGTGTTACCCTTGCAATGCTTGGCACTGGAAGGAATGCTATTATTAACCACTATTTTGATGACCTGGGCTAATTTTGGCCGTTCTATCGTTTCCCTAAAAACCCTGCTTAGTGTTCCCCTT